In Citrus sinensis cultivar Valencia sweet orange chromosome 4, DVS_A1.0, whole genome shotgun sequence, one DNA window encodes the following:
- the LOC102609030 gene encoding deaminated glutathione amidase, chloroplastic/cytosolic-like produces the protein MAGAHSVRVAVAQMTSINDLATNFATCSRLVKEAASAGTKLLCFPENFSYVGDKDADNIKIAEPLDGPIMQGYCSLARESSMWLSLGGFQEKGSDDAHLCNTHVLLDDAGNIRSTYRKIHLFDVDIPGARSYKESSFTKAGKDIVEIDSPVGRLDPTVCYDLRFPELYQQLRFQHEAQVLLVPSAFSKVTSQAHWEILLRARAIETQCFVIAAAAQAGKHNDKTESYGDLLIIDPWGTVVGRLPDRLSTGIAIADIDFSLIDSVRAKMPIAKHRKPIDFWKSASL, from the exons ATGGCAGGCGCTCACTCGGTACGGGTCGCTGTCGCTCAGATGACGTCGATCAACGATCTCGCCACCAATTTCGCTACCTGCTCTCGCCTCGTCAAA GAAGCAGCTTCTGCTGGGACAAAACTTCTCTGCTTTCCTGAAAACTTCTCCTATGTGGGTGACAAGGATGCagacaatattaaaattgcaGAACCTTTAGATGGACCAATAATGCAAGGATACTGCTCTCTAGCTAG AGAGTCCAGCATGTGGCTGTCGCTTGGAGGCTTCCAAGAAAAGGGATCTGATGACGCCCACTTGTGTAATACACATGTTCTGCTAGATGACGCTGGGAACATTAGAAGCACTTATAGGAAAATACACTT GTTTGATGTGGACATTCCTGGTGCAAGGTCATACAAGGAAAGTAGTTTTACAAAGGCAG GTAAGGATATTGTTGAAATAGACAGCCCCGTTGGACGTTTGGATCCTACAGTTTGCTATGATTTGAGATTTCCAGAACTTTATCAGCAACTTAGGTTCCAACATGAAGCTCAG GTTCTATTGGTACCTTCAGCTTTCTCAAAAGTAACTAGTCAGGCGCACTGGGAGATTCTTCTTCGTGCACGTGCCATTGAGACTCAATGTTTT GTAATAGCTGCTGCTGCACAAGCTGGAAAGCATAATGATAAGACGGAGAGTTATGGTGACTTGTTGATAATTGACCCATGGGGAACAGTTGTTGGTCGATTACCTG ATCGACTATCAACAGGTATTGCTATTGCTGATATCGATTTCTCATTGATAGATTCAGTGAGAGCAAAGATGCCAATTGCCAAG